The window ACATAAATAAAAATATAGGGAGGTATGGTTATGTGGTTAATAATAGGCGTTATTGCAATAGTAGTTACTTTTGTAAATCTTTATATGTATACAGCAGGAAAGGATTACAAGCTTGCTATGGCACTGGGATTATCATTTACAGCATTAACACTTTGTGCTGAATACAGTCTTGTTTCCGACTGGGTAGAAGTGGCAGATTGGGCAGCTTTAGAGGATGTTGTACCTGGTATGGAAAGGGCATTATGGTTTTTGACAATTGTATCTATCTTATTAAATATAGCACCTATACTTCTAGAACGAAGAGGTAAGAAAAAGTGACTTCTTGTCACGTCGTTCATATCATTTGCAAGTAAATGTAAAGCCTTTAGGTATACTAGTGGGTGCTTTTATTCATGTATTAATAAGGCAAATTATAAAGGAATGTATGGAGATATTATTTTGCCAACACAATAAATTACACAATCTAGTCATGTCGAAGTACGTAATTTAAGAGCGAGAAATATTAGCTAGTTTTATACATAAAGTCTTGTTACTAAAAAAATCAAATGTTTTTTAGATTAATATAAAAGAATAACCATGAATAAGGAGAACGATTCATATGTCAATTACTATACAGCAAGTTCAAGAAAAGGATAAAGATGTCTTATATAACCTTTATTCTTTATATCTTCATGATCTATCGAGATATACAAATAGCTTAGAAATTAAGAAGGACGGTTCTTTTGAATTGGATGTGTTTGCTTCCATTTGGGAAACTGATGGCCTTTCTCCTTATTTCCTTTATAGTGGAGACTCACTAATTGGATTTATCCTACTAGTGGAGCGTCCCTTCTTGGAAAAGGAGTATGATTACAGTATTAATGACATTTTTATATTGAATAAATACAGAGGTAAGGGCTTTGCTCTTCAAGCGATTGACATGATCTTTCAACAAAAAAAAGGAAGATACTTTATTATTGAGCTTGTATCGAATGTACCTGCAGTACACTTTTGGAAGATTGTTTACGATAATCTAAAAATTACTTTCGAAGAAATCGAGCAGATAATTGATGAAGATCCTGTTTTAATTCAAACCTTTCAAATCCAATAGTTTGAAAAAAGGGAAATGGATAGCATTTAAAGAACCTTACTAGTCTGTCGAGTAAGGTTAGGTTAATTGATCTTAGAAGACTTAGAAGAATTAAAGCTACATTTCGCCTAATGTATTATCAAAAAAAGAATTAGTTTTATCTTAGTAGAGGTGAACAGAAGGAATATATGAGAAGAATTTTACTTGCTTTAATCTGTTTCTCAGGTGGTTATATGCTGTGCCATATATTATTTAATTTGAATTTAAATACGCCACTAATTATGTTTAATATAAATACTAACGTCACCTTGAGTTTATTGACTAGAATTATCAAATTACTTTTTTGGGTGAGTTTGCTGATTTATATTCTTACATATAAAAAGAGAGTATGAAATATTATACATAATCTTACTATCATGCTGATTTGAAGTGGGTTTTCTTATACATCTTATTTTGGTAAAGGGGAAGGATTGGTAAAGTAGGACTCTTTAAGAATAAGAAAAACCTTCCTAATTTAGAAGGCTTAATAGATACGGATGGTTTCATAAATATCTACATCAAAATGAACCTTAGTGTGTTTGGATTCAATACGCTCGAATTCTTCATTATCAATTAATGTTTTTTGATCTGCAAGCCACCAGTTTTTAAATTCGTTAAAAATAAGTGTTAGCATAGTGATTCCTCCATCATGAGTAATCTAAAGCACAACTTAATTTTATAAGAAATTCTTTAAGGATGAATGAATTCTATGTAAAAAAATATAAACTTTGACCGTGAGTATATTCTGCTTTTTCCAATGTTGAAAATCAACATAACGGTCATAACAAATATTATAAAGCAAAGTATTTTGCAGAAAATTTGAGGAATAACACGAAGTTGGATATGTATAATTAATTACTTGAAAAAGGAAAAAATGTATAGACGGGATATTTAAGTAACGGTTGTATTGATCAAACCTAGGATTAGGATTAGTACCCTTTTTGATGAATTTTCATAATCAAGTAAAGGGTGAGAATAGTTAAACAAGGTGGGAAAACTGAATAAAAGGAGTCTGTTTTTATGGAGAGGACAATAACATATTTAACAAATCCCCCGAAAGATTTCGGGCAATTATTGACCTTATATGAGTCTTTAGGATGGAATACACTTCATCTTACAGTCGATGAATTAGAACAAATGTGCAATCAAAGTTGGTACGCCTTCTATGCTTATGATAATCAACAGTTAGTAGGTATGGGGCGTGTTAT of the Bacillus sp. BGMRC 2118 genome contains:
- a CDS encoding GNAT family N-acetyltransferase translates to MSITIQQVQEKDKDVLYNLYSLYLHDLSRYTNSLEIKKDGSFELDVFASIWETDGLSPYFLYSGDSLIGFILLVERPFLEKEYDYSINDIFILNKYRGKGFALQAIDMIFQQKKGRYFIIELVSNVPAVHFWKIVYDNLKITFEEIEQIIDEDPVLIQTFQIQ